TTGAAAATTGTTCTAAATTTCGCCATTTACTAACCTTTTTTTGATTTGTTTATGATAAGAGGTGTTATTAGACTTTAATTGTATTTTTAAAAAATTTTAATAATTGTAATTTTTATTTAAATATTTGATATACTTTTGTTTGAAAATTAAGCTCAAAACCATTTTATGAACAACCTTTTATTCAAAGAACCAATTGCTTACGAAAAAATACCAACAAGGATTTTTTCAGACCCTAAAGAAGCTTCTATTTCGGTTGCCCGAGAAATTGCGGACCTGATTAAATCGAAAGCTAAAGAAGGGAAAAACTGTATTCTGGGTCTTGCTACGGGGTCATCTCCTAAAACTGTGTATGCCGAACTGATCAGGATGCACCGGGAAGAAGGCCTCAGTTTCAAAAATGTAATTTCATTTAACCTTGACGAATATTATCCCATGGAACAGGATGCTATTCAAAGTTACTGGAGGTTTATGCGTGAACAGTTATTTGATCATGTGGATATTCCAAAAGAGAATTATTTTGTGCCATTTGGAAATATTCCACAAAATCAGATTGAAGAATTCTGCCGGAATTATGAATCAAAAATAGAAAAATTGGGTGGTCTTGATTTCCAACTTTTGGGAATTGGGGGCAACGGTCATATAGGTTTTAACGAACCGGGCTCTTTGATGAATTCAAAAACCCGCCTAATGATGCTTGACCACTCAACCCGAGCTGCAGCCGTGTCTGACTTTGGCGAGCTAGCAAAAGTACCAAAAAAAGCCATTACGATGGGTGTTTCAAAAATATTACAAGCCAAAAGAGTAGTATTACTTGCCTGGGGCGAAAGAAAAGCGGGTATGATTGCCGACGCCGTAGAAGGCTCGGTGACTGAGCAAAACCCCTCGTCTTACCTTCAAACTCACCCAAATGTGCTTTTTGTGGTTGATGAATCTGCCGCTTCAGATCTGAAACGGATTAAAACGCCTTGGTTGGTAGAAGATGTAATCTGGGATAATAAATTGACCAAAAAGGCGGTTTGTGGTCTTTCTTTGGAACTCAAGAAGCCAATTTTGAAGCTTACTAATAAGGATTATAATGATAATGGTTTGTCTGACTTGCTGGCTCGCCATGGTCAAGCTTATGAAATAAATATAGAAGTATTTAATCAATTACAGCATTCAATTACCGGGTGGCCGGGGGGAAAACCAAATGCCGATGATACTAACAGACCCGAAAGAGCTCTTCCGGAGAAAAAACGAGTTATTATTTTCAGTCCGCACCCCGACGACGACATCATCTCGATGGGAGGTACATTCCAGCGTTTAGTTGATCAGGGACACGATGTGCATGTTGCCTATCAAACCTCGGGCAATATTGCTGTATCTGACGACGAAGCATTAAGATTTATTGATTTTGTTGTTGATTTTAATGAACAATTTGGAATAAAAAGTGACGATACGACGAGGATTTTTGCCGAAGCAAAAGCCTTCCTGAATAATAAAAAAGATAGCGAACTCGATACCCCGCAGGTTAGATACGTTAAAGGATTAATCAGAAAAGGGGAAGCTAAAAATACTTGTAGATTTGTGGGTATTCCGGTCGAAAATGCACATTTTCTAAATATGCCATTTTATGAAACCGGGCAAGTACAGAAAAATAAACTGAGCCGGGAAGATATTGAAGTTATAAAAAATCTGATTGAAGAGGTTAAACCCCATCAAATATACGCTGCTGGTGACCTGGCTGACCCGCATGGCACACATAAAGTATGTCTCGATGCCATAATGAATGCTGCTATTGAGCTAAAGCATAAGAACTTCATGAAGGACTGCTGGGTATGGTTATACAGAGGAGCATGGGCTGAATGGGAAATCCATGAAATAGAAATGGCTGTTCCAATGAGCCCTGACCAGGTGATTCAGAAAAGATTGGGGATCTTTAAACATCAGTCTCAAAAAGACGGCGTGGTATTCCAGGGAAGTGATGCACGGGAGTTTTGGCAAAGAGCCGAAGAACGAAATCAGGCAACTGCCGAATTATACAATAAACTGGGCTTGGCAGAATACGAAGCCATGGAGGCATTTGTGAGATGGAATTATTAAAACCATAGGTTATTATATAAGTATTAGAGGTAATCACTATGTGGTTGCCTCTTTTTATTTGCTCTAAAAATCAAGCTTTTAATATTTTGAAAATAAAAAATAAAAAAAATAATATACGTTTTTGTATTATTTAAATAAAAATTTTAACTTTAGAGCAAAATGGTACGTTTTTTGGACAGAAAGTATTGTGCAAGGATTTTAACGTATCAAACTATACCATTATGAAAAGAATAAACTTTTTTATGACCGTACAATGGCTCGTTTTTATGCCATTGATATTGCCTTTAGGTATCATCACAGGTGCTTTCGAAGGAATCAAGAAAATTTTTGAGCAAGCTTCATCTGATATTTTTGAAAATCAGGAGGTAATTTCTCAATAAAGAAATTTCAGGTTTTCTTCTTTTATTTCTTCAGTCTCTAATGATAGGAATTCTTCCCAAAAAGAAGTTTCCGGAACTGCCGCTTTACACAATACGGGTTCGTTTTTGATTGGATGAATAAAGTATATTCTTCTTGCGTGTAAATGAATAGAGCCATCTTCATTACCTCTCGGAAAGCCATATTTTACATCTCCCCGTATCGGACAACCCATAGATGCCAGCTGAACCCTTATCTGATGAGGCCTTCCGGTGATTGGATTTACTTCTATCAAATGATATTTATTGATATTCCCGATGTAACGGTAATTTAATTCGGCTTTCTGGCTATTTTCTACCTCATGGTCATACGCTTTTACAGTATTGGCTTTTGAGTCTTTTACCAACCAATGTACAAGCCTACCCGATTTTTTCTCAGGCTTTCTTGAGGTAATTGCCCAGTAAGTTTTTTGCACATCCCTTTTTCTGAAGATTTCATTCATGCGTGTGAGTGCTTTGGATGTTCTGGCAAAAACCACTACCCCACTTACCGGACGGTCAAGCCTATGCACTGTCCCCAGAAACACATCCCCCGGCTTTTCGTATTTTATTTTGATGTACTCCTTTACGTAATCTTCAAGTGTTTTGTCTTGAGTGATATCCTCGTGAACAAGTATTCCGGCGGCTTTATTGACAATAATCAGGTGATTGTCTTCATATATGACATCGAATGGCTTTCCTTTTTTCATGACTTTCAAATTAGTTCTTTTGCGATATTCCTCGTGTGTTCGTTGGTATTAATTAAATCTTCTAACGTTGGATTCTGTATAAAAGTTGCTTTTTGAAGGCAATCAAGTATCAAATCAGACATATTCAGGAATCCAATTTTATCATGAAGAAATGCCTCAACGGCGATTTCATTGGCCGCGTTCAGGATGCACGGGGCATTTCCTCCCCGATTCAGGGCTTCGAAAGCCAAACCAAGGTTTTTAAATGTTTCTAAATCTGGTTTTTCGAAAGTAAGATTAGGAAAATTTAAGAAATCAAACCGGGGAAAATCTGAATGTAAGCGTTGCGGATAGCCCAATGCGTATTGGATCGGCAATTTCATATCTGGCAGTCCCATCTGTGCTTTTATGCTTCCGTCTTCAAACTGCACCAAAGAATGTATGATACTTTGTGGATGAACAATTACGTCAATTTGACTGGCATCAACACCAAAAAGCCATTTTGCTTCTATCACTTCCAGTCCTTTATTCATGAGGCTGGCAGAATCGATGGTTATTTTGGCTCCCATTTCCCAATTGGGGTGTTTCAATGCTTCTTTTTTTGTAACCTTCAGCAACTCTTCCTTTTTTCTCCCCCTGAAAGGTCCGCCCGAAGCGGTTAAAATGATTTTTTCTATAGGATTGATGTATTCACCAGAAAGACATTGAAATATTGCTGAATGTTCGGAATCTACCGGAAGAATATTTACTTTGTGCTCAATGGCTAGCTTTGTTACCAAATCTCCTGCCACCACCAAGGTTTCTTTATTTGCGAGTGCTATGGTTTTCCCCGCTTTTATGGCGGAGATAGTTGGCAAAAGCCCTGCATAACCTACCAAAGCGGTTAATACAATATCAATGTTTTCGTTTTCTACAACCGAACTGAGTGCTTTCTGACCACAATATACTTTGATATCCAGTGGGTCCAGTGCGGCATGCACCTTGTCATATTCTGATTCCAGTCCTATTACAACCACATTTGGCTTAAATTCCGCAGCCTGACTTATAAGTAGCCCGGCATTGGATTGGGCAGTCAAAACTTCAACTTCAAATGCATCAGAATTGGCCGAGATTACTTCCAGTGCCTGTGTACCTATGGAGCCAGTTGAGCCTAAAATGGCAACTCGTTTTTTCATCAAAAAAGTGACGGTTTGTTGTAAATAGGCCACAAAATTAAGGCTTTATCAGGAATTTTTTCTTTTTAATTAAATTATAGATAGGAAAATGTGTACTTAAATGAAAATCTGTACTAGAATTTATATCAAAAATTTATAGGAAAATTCCTGAAAATAATTTCCCGGTTTCAAATAATAGTAAAATTATTAGGAATTTATTTTCTTATTTCGCCCTAACTGATCAAACTGAAAAGCAAAGTTTCCATGAAAATTCACTAAAGAAAGTAAATAATCCCGCCATTATTTCTGCAATTGACCTTTCATCCATTCCCGCTGACGATCCATCTGAATATCAAAAACCCAGTGGGCTGATTCCAGAGCCAGAAAAGTGGTTTTACTGGAATTTATTGCATTGTAAGCTGCATAAACTGATGTAGGCGGGCAAACGTTGTCGTTGTATCCAAAACTAAACCACATTGGGATTTTGATAAATCTCGCAAAATTTGCTGCATCAAAATATGAGAGTGCATTTATCATTTCATTTTGAATCGCAGAATTTGCCTTTGATTTATCGGCAAATGGTTGTGGCCAGCCACCTGCTCTGCCATACAAACTGCCGGTCATGTCGCACATAGCAGGGTGAACAGGTGCCGCAGCGGTAACACGGGAATCTAATCCGGCTGTGATTATCGACAATGCACCACCCTGGCTCGAGCCCATCACACCCAGGTTTTTACCATCCCATTGTGGCAATTGACACAGAAAATCGTTGGCTTTCAGACATCCCAGTATCACTCTTTTATAAAAATACCGGTCACGGTCGTGGGCGTTATTGAGCCAGTATTGGTTGTTCCAACCACTGAGCAGGTCATCATAGTTTTGTTGCGGCATTATCACCGAAATACCATGGATACCAATTTCGAATGTAATAAATCCCTCTGCTGCCAAAGCCACATCTCCGTAGTAGGGTCTTATGCCTGCACCGGGCACTTTAAGTACAGCCGGAAATTTTCCGGAAATTTTCGGAACACTTAGAATACCATATAATCTTGCCCCCGGTTTCCAGTTTTGCAAGCTTACTTGATACACATCCACCTTATCGGTGCATCTTTCGGGAAGGAGGGTCATTCGGGTGTCCATGGGGAGCTTATTGTTTTCGGAAATGGCATTTTTCCAGAAATCAGCAAAGTCAGTAGGTAAACTCACAGTTGGTTTGATATCCAGAGGTGCGTATGCTACATTAGCCCACTCTTTATAGGTTTTACCTTCGAACTTTACAGATACCGTACAGGTTAAAAATCCCGGTGTTTTGAGCCCAGAGTGTTCTAAAATAGTTGTTCCTGAAGTCAATATTTGATTTTGGGAGTTGCCGGTTTCCTGCTTTTCCTGGGCTATCTCAAATTCAATGGAAGCATCTTTTAACAATACATTGTTTTTAAAAACTGAAACCGTAAATTTTACTTTTTCACCTAGCTTATAATTCCAGTCGGCATGATTGGGCGAGACCATTATTTTGATCCATTTCTCCGATGGAGGAGGCTGGGAAATAGCAATTTTCCCAAGAAAAATAAGGAAGAAGACTAATTTTAATTTCATGATTTAATGGTTTTTATTCTTTTCAATATTTCCAAACAAGCCCTTACATTGTGATATGGACATTTCCAAAAACTAACCTTGCCCTCATTTCCTTTCCGGTAAGCGTCATCAACACCCCAAAACCACTCGCCATTTTGTAAATCAAGGAGGTGTTTTTTGATAAAATCCCAAAAACCTTCTACCCTATGCAGATACTCCTGATTATTGTTGATCTGAAATGCATTGAGGTAACCAACCATACCCTCTGCACTTACCCACCATTCCCGGTGGGTATCTGTATGTTTCGTTTCGGGGTCATATTCATGCAGGAGACTTCCATCAGGCTGACAGCCATCGCTGGTAGCATCCGCCATTTTTATGGCTATTTCCGACCATTTTTCTTGCAAAATAGCATCTTCAATAATTTCAGCCGATTCATAAAGCAGCCATGATGCTTCAATATTGTGACCATAGCTATATGCAGCACTCTGACTTAGCCATTGGGCATCAAAAAATAACTGTAGCTGCCAGGTTTTGGGGTTAATAATATGTTTTTCAAAAACTTCCAAAAGATGGATAATCCGTTTTTTCAATAATGCATCGGGCCAAATCTGGTAAAGATTGGCATAAGCTTCAATTATATGCAGGTGGGTATTCATGGTTTTGGGGTCATTTCGATCTTTTTCACTGAGCCTTACATCATCCAATTTTTCCCAATTCTGCGAAAAAGCCTCCCAATATCCACCATTTTTCGGGTCAAAAGCATGCTCTTCCAATTCAAAAAATAGTTTCTGAGCCTGCTCCAAAACCTCATTTTCAGAGGTGATTTTAAAATATTCAGCAAAAGCATAAAGTGTAAATGCCAGACCATAAGTTTGTTTTCTGCCGTCTAAAACGGTTCCTTCGGCATTTAATGACCAATAAGTACCGCCTGATTCCTGATCAAGAAAATACCTGCAAATGTATTCATAGGCCCTTTGAGCCAGGTTTTTATGTACAGGATTTTGGGTAAATGCATAAGCAGCCGAAAAAGACCAAAGGATGCGAGCATTGAGCACTCCGCCTTTGGGAGCATTATAATCTGGTTGGTTAAGAATATCTACTTCTCCCAAAAATCCTCCGTTTCTGGTATCAGGGCTAAACTTTTCCCAATAGTCCAAAATTCGGTTGAGTTCTACGTTTATTTCTTTTTCAAACTGAGGGAGGTTCATTTTTTGATAATTTTGAAAGAATAATATTTTTTATCCTGAAAAATCCTGATGAAAAAAATCGGTGGAAAACCAGGAAATATAGCAATTTGTGTCTCTTTCTTCTCCAGTTTTTGTATTGGCTGAATCAACCGGCCATCGGTAGAAATTATGGCGAAATTATCGACATCAGTGGGTTGTTTGCCCAACTTTATTATGACTTTTTCGGCACCAGGATTGGGAAAAACCAAAACCGAAGGAGTCTCAAAAGTAGATAGAATGTTGTTGGTAAGGAGTTTTAGTGTGTCTGACTTAGGGATATTGAATTTATCAGCGTATTTTAAAACCACCTGATATTCCCCATGTTTGTCGGCATATAATCGTGCATTGACCTTTGATACTGTGCTGATGGTACTTTGACTACCTTCGGGCTTCGAAGCCAAACTCCAGGTGATGTTAACGTCGTCATTTTCCATATCAGATATATCGCTGATGTACAGGTCATTGTAGCTGCCGGGGCTTAACAAGGGCAACTCAGACATTTTTACCGACGGCCTGGCATTAACATATATTTTTACAGAATCCTTCAAAACTATTTCACCGGTTTTCATTTCAAGATATACCAAAAATTTACCCGGCTGGTCAGAGCTGAATTCAGCCTTAAGTGGTGAGCTGGTTTGTTCTTTAATACTAGGATTCCCCTGCCCGGCCGCTTTCCAGATATTGATGGTTTTTTCAGGAGTATAAATTGAAGACCTGCTTGCATCAATGGTAAGTTTTTGTCCTTGCCCGGTTACTGAGTCGGCGGAAATTCTGGGTATCGAAAAATCTATTTTTTTTTTGTATTGCCAGGTTAAGATTTTTCCAAGATTAAAATCTTTTATCGGAAGTGGGAAATCTCTTTCCAGGGCAATATTTGTAAAACTTTCACTTAGACCTGTTTCGATATCTGTCAATGAAATATCGTAAACGCCGTTTTGCACTAACAAATCACGGTCTAAAGGCAGGTTTAATTTGTCTATCCTTTGACCTTCGCGGTAGTTTAAAAATATGTGTTCAACCTCGTATCTTGTACTCAAAACATTAAAGGAATAGTTGTCTGCCTGTAAATTGTAGCGATTGGTTGCCTGGTAGGTTGCCGCCAGCCCCGGTATTTTATTCCGATATGAAAATGAAACAGGCAATTTGAAAACCTCTGCCCATTTTTTATCTTTGTACACATCCCAAATCCACATGAAAGATGGGGTGCCTCCGAAAATAGTTTTCCAAACGAAAATCTTTTGGTTATCAATTGGAGTATTGGCAGTAGCAACATCCAAACCAAATTCACCACATAAAACCGGCTTTTTGTAATTTATTGCAGACTTAATTTCATCCGATTTTTCTTCGAGTTTCTGTGCGAGTTTGGTATCATAAATATGAAACTGAAGTACATCAAGAGCCTCGAGGTCGCCCATTTGTTTGAGTTGTTCGTCCGATGCCGAAGTGGTGGTGACATGCTGAAAAGGGTCAATGCTTTTGAGATATTTGCTCATTTCATCATGCCAGGAAATCACCGCTTTCTTCCATTGAGCAGACTGGTTGGGGTGATTGCCCGTAAACTGCACCTCATTAAAAAGCTCCCACGCGAAAAGGTTGTTGCTATATCCCCAGCGGGCGACAATGTATCTCAACAAATTTTTTGTGTATTTTTTGGCGGTTTCGTTGTAAAAAAATTCTTCAGGCTTGGTCAATGGGCCACCCAAAGAGGCATTGTAAGGATTATCAGACCAGTTGGAATTTACATTTTCTGAAAACATACCATGCTGGAACAATACCGGCTGGAGAAACATTTTCAGATTTTTTGCAATGTCAAAAATAGAATCATTCAAAGCAGCAGCAGCCTGGGAATACCTCATCAATCCTTGAGTATAGCCATCGTTTTTCCATTCGAGAGCCTGGCGGTTAAATGGCACCTGCCAGTAGCGTATGGTATTGGCTCCAGACGCTGAAAGGTTGGTCATGATCTGGGTATAGTCACCAATACTCGCCCAGCCAAGATTGATTCCCAGAGGGGTGTAAACATTGTCCTGATCTTTAAACCGAAAATATTGCATGGGATTTTTTTTATCAAAAACCTCAATCGCATTTACAAAAGTGGGAAAATAATGAGGGGAAAACTCTGAAATGTCTTTCACTTTTTTATTTAAAATACCTTCAGAATCATGGATTTCGACGTTCATTGAAAAAGGCTCTTCGGTATCAAGGGTAAACCTAAACATCCAATACGACCTTGTGGTGTCGGCCACCCAGTTGCTATTTTGAAAAGAAGCTGGCTGATAAAAAAAGCAGGGAACGCTTAGTTCTTTTCCAGTACCGTAAAATTTGATTTTGAGATTGGATGTTATTTCGGCAGCATCATAGGGGTTTTTGTAGTTTTTGTTGATTTTAAAAACACCTTCTATTTTTTCAAATCTTCTTATTTCCCGATTTTTTATAATAATTTCAGATATCTTTTCTGTTGCATTTAATACAAAAAGAAAGTCTTCCAAAATGCTGCATTTACCTTCATTATCAGTAATTTTCAAAACAATTTTTCCTGAAAAAGGCTTTTCGAAAATATTGGAAAAAACGCCTGTATTGTTTTTAAGAATAAGCCCATTGCCAAAATCCAATTCATAGGATTTGATTTCTCCGTCGGGATCAAAGCTTCCCGATGCATCAAAATTGAGGGTATTTCCTGTAAAAGAAATATCCGGAAATTTCAGATTGGCTACCGGGCTGCCATTTAACGACAAGGAATTGTACAGCCTGAAATCATCAAAATATATTTTGGCTTCGGCTTGATTGTCCACTGAGGCCGAAATCTCAATTTTGTCAAACTGCTTTCCGGTTAGACTGCTCAGATCAAAGGTGGTGTTGGTCCATTGATTGGGTTCTGGCTGAAAATTGTACTCGGGTGCCCAGGCTTCACGAAGCAGCGTACCCTTGTGCCATAGTTTAAGATAAACACGCCCCTTTGTGGTGGAATTTATCATAAAACCGAGGGTATTGTTTTTCTTGATTTCGACAGCACCTGAAAACTGAAAACTTATTGCTTGCCAATTGCCCGCAGATTTAAGATAGTAGGCTACTTTATTGGAATTATTCCCAGTCTTTTGGGAGTTATCTACCACCCCGGCTGACTTCCCCGACAAAGTTATGGCCTGATTTTCAGTTTCAAAATCGACAAATACCTGAGCATTTGATTTTTGAAAATATAAAAAAACAGAAAAAAATAAGAGACATTTTAAACTTCCGGAAAATCTCATATTTTTTAGTTTAATAAACCTGGAACAAGTTCAAACTCGCGGTTTTTATCGATTATTTCATGCAATTTTTTAACTGACTCAAACGGACTGAACCCATCTTCGGGTGTATTGATACAATAATCAAGAAGCTGGTCAAGGCTACTGGTGGCTACATGCATGCGGGTGTCGGAGGAAGCATAATAAATAAAAACGCTACCGTCGTCATCCAGAATCCAACCATTAGAAAAAGCCACGTTACTCACATCACCGATTCTTTCGTCGCCTTCGGGTGCAATAAAGTACCCTGCTGGTTTGTGAATTACCCGTGTGAGGTCTTTGAGATCAGTCATAAATACATACAAAACATATCGAAGGCCTGCCGCTGTATTTCTTACGCCATGTGCCAGATGTAGCCATCCTTTTTCTGTTTTTATTGGTGCCGGACCCTGACCATTTTTTACTTCATATACGGTATGATACCGTTTTTCGTCCAAAATATACTCTTTATCAATTTCAGGACAAAGCATATTTTTCACAAAACCAAAGCCGATTCCTCCACCGCTACCGGCTTCAATAAAACCGTCCTGCGGGCGAGTGTAGAAAGCATATTGGCCATTCACAAATTCAGGATGCAACACGGCATTTCTTTGCTGTGGCGAAGGGGTTTTGAGGTCAGGCAACCTTTCCCAGCTTCTGAGGTCTTTGGTACGGGCGATACCGCACTGAGCCACAGCCGATGACTGGTCGCCATGCGGTGCTTTGGGGTCTTTTCTTTCAGTGCAAAACAAACCGTAAATCCAACCGTCTTCATGAGCCACCAATCGCATATCATAAATATTGCCATCTGGTTCATCAGTTTCAGGCATAAGGATTGGATAATCCCAGAATCTGAAATTATCGATACCATTGGGGCTTTCGGCAATGGCAAAAAATGACTTCCTGTCTGCCCCTTCAACCCTTACTACCATGAGGTACTTTCCATCAAATTTTATAGCTCCGGCATTAAAAGTAGCATTTATCGGAAACCTTTTCATGAGATAAGGGTTGGTTTCAGGATTGAGGTCATATTCCCACTCCAGTGGAACATGGGCCGCTGTAATTACGGGATTTTTGTATCTTTTATATATTCCGTTTCCCAGAAACTCAGGCTCATTTTTTTTGCCTAAAATTTCCTCTTTCTCTTCTTTTAACAACCTAAATCTTTCTTCAAAAATCATTACTATCTTATTTTAAAAATGGCCTATTAGTTTTCAAGATAAATGTTTATACCAGGTTTTATACAAAATAAAAACACAAATTGCCAATATGCAGAAAGTCAATACAGCCTGAAATGGCATGAGCAAGACA
The sequence above is a segment of the Cytophagaceae bacterium genome. Coding sequences within it:
- a CDS encoding acetylxylan esterase, translating into MKLKLVFFLIFLGKIAISQPPPSEKWIKIMVSPNHADWNYKLGEKVKFTVSVFKNNVLLKDASIEFEIAQEKQETGNSQNQILTSGTTILEHSGLKTPGFLTCTVSVKFEGKTYKEWANVAYAPLDIKPTVSLPTDFADFWKNAISENNKLPMDTRMTLLPERCTDKVDVYQVSLQNWKPGARLYGILSVPKISGKFPAVLKVPGAGIRPYYGDVALAAEGFITFEIGIHGISVIMPQQNYDDLLSGWNNQYWLNNAHDRDRYFYKRVILGCLKANDFLCQLPQWDGKNLGVMGSSQGGALSIITAGLDSRVTAAAPVHPAMCDMTGSLYGRAGGWPQPFADKSKANSAIQNEMINALSYFDAANFARFIKIPMWFSFGYNDNVCPPTSVYAAYNAINSSKTTFLALESAHWVFDIQMDRQREWMKGQLQK
- a CDS encoding AGE family epimerase/isomerase; the encoded protein is MNLPQFEKEINVELNRILDYWEKFSPDTRNGGFLGEVDILNQPDYNAPKGGVLNARILWSFSAAYAFTQNPVHKNLAQRAYEYICRYFLDQESGGTYWSLNAEGTVLDGRKQTYGLAFTLYAFAEYFKITSENEVLEQAQKLFFELEEHAFDPKNGGYWEAFSQNWEKLDDVRLSEKDRNDPKTMNTHLHIIEAYANLYQIWPDALLKKRIIHLLEVFEKHIINPKTWQLQLFFDAQWLSQSAAYSYGHNIEASWLLYESAEIIEDAILQEKWSEIAIKMADATSDGCQPDGSLLHEYDPETKHTDTHREWWVSAEGMVGYLNAFQINNNQEYLHRVEGFWDFIKKHLLDLQNGEWFWGVDDAYRKGNEGKVSFWKCPYHNVRACLEILKRIKTIKS
- a CDS encoding cellulase family glycosylhydrolase — encoded protein: MRFSGSLKCLLFFSVFLYFQKSNAQVFVDFETENQAITLSGKSAGVVDNSQKTGNNSNKVAYYLKSAGNWQAISFQFSGAVEIKKNNTLGFMINSTTKGRVYLKLWHKGTLLREAWAPEYNFQPEPNQWTNTTFDLSSLTGKQFDKIEISASVDNQAEAKIYFDDFRLYNSLSLNGSPVANLKFPDISFTGNTLNFDASGSFDPDGEIKSYELDFGNGLILKNNTGVFSNIFEKPFSGKIVLKITDNEGKCSILEDFLFVLNATEKISEIIIKNREIRRFEKIEGVFKINKNYKNPYDAAEITSNLKIKFYGTGKELSVPCFFYQPASFQNSNWVADTTRSYWMFRFTLDTEEPFSMNVEIHDSEGILNKKVKDISEFSPHYFPTFVNAIEVFDKKNPMQYFRFKDQDNVYTPLGINLGWASIGDYTQIMTNLSASGANTIRYWQVPFNRQALEWKNDGYTQGLMRYSQAAAALNDSIFDIAKNLKMFLQPVLFQHGMFSENVNSNWSDNPYNASLGGPLTKPEEFFYNETAKKYTKNLLRYIVARWGYSNNLFAWELFNEVQFTGNHPNQSAQWKKAVISWHDEMSKYLKSIDPFQHVTTTSASDEQLKQMGDLEALDVLQFHIYDTKLAQKLEEKSDEIKSAINYKKPVLCGEFGLDVATANTPIDNQKIFVWKTIFGGTPSFMWIWDVYKDKKWAEVFKLPVSFSYRNKIPGLAATYQATNRYNLQADNYSFNVLSTRYEVEHIFLNYREGQRIDKLNLPLDRDLLVQNGVYDISLTDIETGLSESFTNIALERDFPLPIKDFNLGKILTWQYKKKIDFSIPRISADSVTGQGQKLTIDASRSSIYTPEKTINIWKAAGQGNPSIKEQTSSPLKAEFSSDQPGKFLVYLEMKTGEIVLKDSVKIYVNARPSVKMSELPLLSPGSYNDLYISDISDMENDDVNITWSLASKPEGSQSTISTVSKVNARLYADKHGEYQVVLKYADKFNIPKSDTLKLLTNNILSTFETPSVLVFPNPGAEKVIIKLGKQPTDVDNFAIISTDGRLIQPIQKLEKKETQIAIFPGFPPIFFIRIFQDKKYYSFKIIKK
- a CDS encoding 1-deoxy-D-xylulose-5-phosphate reductoisomerase, which codes for MKKRVAILGSTGSIGTQALEVISANSDAFEVEVLTAQSNAGLLISQAAEFKPNVVVIGLESEYDKVHAALDPLDIKVYCGQKALSSVVENENIDIVLTALVGYAGLLPTISAIKAGKTIALANKETLVVAGDLVTKLAIEHKVNILPVDSEHSAIFQCLSGEYINPIEKIILTASGGPFRGRKKEELLKVTKKEALKHPNWEMGAKITIDSASLMNKGLEVIEAKWLFGVDASQIDVIVHPQSIIHSLVQFEDGSIKAQMGLPDMKLPIQYALGYPQRLHSDFPRFDFLNFPNLTFEKPDLETFKNLGLAFEALNRGGNAPCILNAANEIAVEAFLHDKIGFLNMSDLILDCLQKATFIQNPTLEDLINTNEHTRNIAKELI
- a CDS encoding glycosidase, with the protein product MIFEERFRLLKEEKEEILGKKNEPEFLGNGIYKRYKNPVITAAHVPLEWEYDLNPETNPYLMKRFPINATFNAGAIKFDGKYLMVVRVEGADRKSFFAIAESPNGIDNFRFWDYPILMPETDEPDGNIYDMRLVAHEDGWIYGLFCTERKDPKAPHGDQSSAVAQCGIARTKDLRSWERLPDLKTPSPQQRNAVLHPEFVNGQYAFYTRPQDGFIEAGSGGGIGFGFVKNMLCPEIDKEYILDEKRYHTVYEVKNGQGPAPIKTEKGWLHLAHGVRNTAAGLRYVLYVFMTDLKDLTRVIHKPAGYFIAPEGDERIGDVSNVAFSNGWILDDDGSVFIYYASSDTRMHVATSSLDQLLDYCINTPEDGFSPFESVKKLHEIIDKNREFELVPGLLN
- a CDS encoding RluA family pseudouridine synthase, producing MKKGKPFDVIYEDNHLIIVNKAAGILVHEDITQDKTLEDYVKEYIKIKYEKPGDVFLGTVHRLDRPVSGVVVFARTSKALTRMNEIFRKRDVQKTYWAITSRKPEKKSGRLVHWLVKDSKANTVKAYDHEVENSQKAELNYRYIGNINKYHLIEVNPITGRPHQIRVQLASMGCPIRGDVKYGFPRGNEDGSIHLHARRIYFIHPIKNEPVLCKAAVPETSFWEEFLSLETEEIKEENLKFLY
- the nagB gene encoding glucosamine-6-phosphate deaminase → MNNLLFKEPIAYEKIPTRIFSDPKEASISVAREIADLIKSKAKEGKNCILGLATGSSPKTVYAELIRMHREEGLSFKNVISFNLDEYYPMEQDAIQSYWRFMREQLFDHVDIPKENYFVPFGNIPQNQIEEFCRNYESKIEKLGGLDFQLLGIGGNGHIGFNEPGSLMNSKTRLMMLDHSTRAAAVSDFGELAKVPKKAITMGVSKILQAKRVVLLAWGERKAGMIADAVEGSVTEQNPSSYLQTHPNVLFVVDESAASDLKRIKTPWLVEDVIWDNKLTKKAVCGLSLELKKPILKLTNKDYNDNGLSDLLARHGQAYEINIEVFNQLQHSITGWPGGKPNADDTNRPERALPEKKRVIIFSPHPDDDIISMGGTFQRLVDQGHDVHVAYQTSGNIAVSDDEALRFIDFVVDFNEQFGIKSDDTTRIFAEAKAFLNNKKDSELDTPQVRYVKGLIRKGEAKNTCRFVGIPVENAHFLNMPFYETGQVQKNKLSREDIEVIKNLIEEVKPHQIYAAGDLADPHGTHKVCLDAIMNAAIELKHKNFMKDCWVWLYRGAWAEWEIHEIEMAVPMSPDQVIQKRLGIFKHQSQKDGVVFQGSDAREFWQRAEERNQATAELYNKLGLAEYEAMEAFVRWNY